A single Hippocampus zosterae strain Florida chromosome 1, ASM2543408v3, whole genome shotgun sequence DNA region contains:
- the LOC127599155 gene encoding AP-1 complex subunit sigma-1A, with product MMRFMLLFSRQGKLRLQKWYTATAERDKKKMVRELMQIVLARKPKMCSFLEWRDLKIVYKRYASLYFCCAVEEHDNELITLEVIHRFVELLDKYFGSVCELDIIFNFEKAYFILDEFLMGGEIQDTSKKSVLKAIEQADILQEEDESPRSVLEEMGLA from the exons ATG atgCGCTTCATGCTGCTGTTCAGTCGGCAGGGCAAGCTCCGGCTGCAGAAGTGGTACACGGCCACGGCCGAGCGCGACAAAAAGAAGATGGTGAGGGAGCTGATGCAGATCGTACTTGCCCGCAAGCCCAAAATGTGCAGTTTTCTGGAATGGAGGGACCTCAAGATTGTCTACAAGAG GTACGCCAGCTTGTACTTCTGCTGCGCTGTGGAGGAGCACGACAACGAGCTCATTACGCTCGAAGTCATCCACCGCTTTGTCGAACTCTTGGATAAATACTTTGGCAGC GTGTGCGAGCTGGACATCATCTTCAATTTTGAGAAGGCCTACTTCATCCTGGACGAGTTCCTGATGGGAGGCGAGATCCAGGACACGTCCAAGAAGAGCGTCCTCAAAGCCATCGAGCAAGCCGACATCCTGCAGGAG GAAGACGAGTCGCCCAGGAGCGTCCTGGAGGAGATGGGCTTGGCGTAG
- the vgf gene encoding neurosecretory protein VGF, with amino-acid sequence MAYRVTPSGLLLLLLLTWASSADQTAAPDTQRAIPTEMALSRDAQSRDEDGIPGKAAKADLFDDVDPKTLAALLLGALNGTRAESRREEDHVAGDEPEGKERDRDGRLKLELLMAAQGREEKKKAEEEEERLTERVRSRTTSQTVPVQTQPPPEQGVEEEQLNPEELKNLETMMKEFPRLDTAVKRAGHSEPNRRESRGYASYNEIIPFNKVNNVALSKKKMKWQEETQKALNVPSFRGNFMDDFKDRGDTDTPRPQEEAAAEEEEESEEEDLLSPEEEEARAKAEQEEMRRQAAEVQRAKLEEEKLADIASDMLLRYMVKQNGGGRKYPSPNAAEDKRSEEEDREQDDIDPQTIDKLIEISSKLHLPADDVVDIISDVEKKKKKDVAPQISSTGSFPESKDDPISYPIPKQPAFPLLKNWFQESKEFRSNPVSKPYMLPKALKPVNQSPWAWTRYPNTQAAFYPVYFPPPRPTYRYYVPKHPLAFNTFLQRSGDGSYAFQPKNRYLNWVQPRLRKPPTAALRRKPYYPRYRLPLYTQRPLPVPRGPLPQRQFYRSPPKGYLSNTKGHLEKYIQQLLTKRPQVQN; translated from the coding sequence ATGGCTTACCGCGTCACCCCAAGTGGCCTTCTCCTCCTGCTTCTCCTAACGTGGGCCTCCTCCGCTGATCAAACGGCGGCCCCTGACACACAGCGCGCCATCCCTACCGAGATGGCGCTCTCGAGAGATGCGCAGAGCAGGGATGAGGATGGCATCCCCGGGAAAGCGGCGAAGGCGGACCTCTTCGACGACGTGGATCCCAAAACGCTCGCCGCGCTCTTGCTGGGGGCGCTCAACGGCACACGGGCGGAGAGCAGGAGAGAGGAAGACCACGTGGCTGGAGACGAACCCGAGGGAAAGGAGCGGGACAGAGATGGGCGACTGAAGCTGGAGTTGCTCATGGCGGCCCAGGGGagggaagagaagaagaaagccgaagaagaggaggagagacTGACCGAGAGGGTGAGGAGTCGTACCACGAGCCAGACGGTGCCGGTCCAGACGCAACCGCCGCCCGAGCAAGGCGTCGAGGAGGAGCAGCTCAACCCGGAGGAGCTTAAGAATCTAGAGACCATGATGAAGGAATTCCCTCGCTTGGATACGGCCGTAAAGAGGGCGGGGCATTCGGAGCCCAACCGGAGGGAGAGTCGGGGCTACGCCagctacaatgaaatcatcccATTCAACAAAGTCAACAACGTGGCGCTGTccaagaagaaaatgaaatggCAAGAGGAGACGCAGAAGGCCTTGAACGTTCCGTCGTTCAGAGGAAACTTCATGGATGACTTCAAAGACCGCGGCGATACCGACACGCCTCGGCCCcaagaggaggcggcggcggaggaggaggaggagtcggaggaggaggacttgTTGAGTCCCGAAGAAGAGGAGGCCCGGGCCAAAGCGGAGCAAGAGGAGATGAGGAGGCAGGCCGCCGAAGTGCAACGAGccaagctggaggaggagaagctGGCTGACATCGCCTCGGATATGCTGCTTCGCTACATGGTCAAGCAGAACGGCGGCGGCAGGAAGTACCCGTCCCCCAACGCAGCTGAAGACAAGAGGTCGGAGGAAGAAGACCGGGAACAAGACGACATCGACCCCCAGACCATCGACAAGCTGATCGAGATCTCCAGCAAGCTGCACCTGCCCGCCGACGACGTGGTGGACATCATCAGCGAtgtggaaaagaagaagaagaaggatgtCGCCCCACAAATCTCCTCCACGGGCTCCTTTCCCGAATCCAAGGACGACCCCATCAGTTATCCAATCCCCAAGCAACCAGCGTTCCCTCTCCTTAAAAACTGGTTTCAGGAGTCCAAGGAATTCCGGAGCAATCCCGTATCCAAACCGTACATGCTGCCCAAAGCTCTGAAACCCGTGAACCAGAGCCCCTGGGCTTGGACGCGCTATCCCAACACGCAAGCCGCCTTCTACCCGGTCTACTTCCCCCCTCCCCGGCCCACGTACCGATACTACGTACCCAAACACCCCCTGGCCTTCAACACCTTCCTCCAGCGGTCCGGAGACGGCTCCTACGCCTTCCAGCCCAAAAATCGCTACCTCAACTGGGTGCAGCCCCGCTTGAGGAAGCCCCCCACCGCCGCGCTCCGGCGCAAGCCCTACTACCCCCGATACCGCCTCCCTTTGTACACCCAGAGGCCGTTGCCCGTTCCCAGAGGCCCTCTGCCACAGCGGCAGTTCTACCGGTCGCCCCCGAAGGGGTACTTATCCAACACTAAGGGCCACCTGGAGAAATACATCCAGCAGCTACTCACGAAGAGGCCGCAAGTGCAGAACTGA
- the zgc:92429 gene encoding cysteine and histidine-rich domain-containing protein 1: MALLCYNKGCGQTFDADCNEADSCLFHPGMPIFHDALKGWSCCRKRTTDFSEFLSIKGCTLGHHSNEKPREPLLPEVSSDKAGSKNSNGQEIIYRGPKSSEKLLRERPSSEEPKSKLPVKVAPSLAKELEKLDMNERAEKEKKESQGVVPGTRCKNSGCKTVYQGPETNVEVCTHHPGAPVFHEGYKYWSCCCIRTMDFNAFLDQKGCMAAKHRWVPKQDKKKVACRHDWHQTTKSVVVTIYAKNANAEYSCIEANGTVVSCHIQFESDKIFKRDFHLWGVISVQQSVVNMVPSKVEITLRKADEVAWGKLEDPNYKPEPEAAAENSDDAPESERPDWDIDDDDISDSDEEWVNDTATKTTQVEVDGGQRQAHVEEVPNVTRKEVEEEMRRAMEHKRQAEEKLEELKRQQQEEGYEDMPELE, from the exons ATGGCGCTGCTGTGCTACAACAAAGGCTGCGGGCAGACATTTGACGCAGACTGCAACGAGGCCG ATTCCTGCCTCTTCCATCCCGGAATGCCCATCTTCCACGATGCTCTGAAG GGGTGGTCGTGCTGCCGCAAGAGGACGACAGACTTCTCTGAATTTCTCTCCATCAag ggCTGCACCCTTGGGCACCACAGTAACGAAAAGCCACGCGAACCTCTGTTACCAGAGGTGTCGTCTGACAAAGCTGGCAGCAAAAACTCCAATGGCCAGGAGATCATCTACCGGGGACCCAAATCTTCTGAAAAGCTGCTGAGAGAAAGACCAAG TTCAGAAGAACCCAAGAGCAAATTGCCCGTCAAAGTGGCACCGTCCCTGGCGAAGGAGCTGGAGAAACTGGACATGAACGAGAGGGCTGAAAAGGAGAAGAAag AGAGCCAAGGTGTTGTGCCAGGCACACGGTGCAAGAATTCAGGATGCAAAACA GTCTATCAGGGCCCAGAAACTAACGTAGAGGTCTGCACACACCACCCCGGTGCGCCGGTCTTCCATGAGGG GTACAAGTACTGGAGCTGCTGCTGCATCAGGACCATGGACTTCAACGCTTTCCTGGACCAGAAGGGCTGCATGGCCGCAAAACATCGCTGGGTCCCGAAGCAG GACAAGAAGAAGGTGGCGTGTCGACATGACTGGCACCAGACGACAAAGAGCGTCGTGGTGACGATCTACGCCAAGAACGCCAACGCGGAGTACAGCTGCATCGAGGCCAATGGGACGGTGGTCTCCTGTCACATCCAGTTTGAGAGCGACAAGATCTTCAAGAGAGACTTCCACCTTTGGGGG GTCATCAGCGTTCAGCAGAGCGTCGTCAACATGGTCCCGTCGAAGGTGGAGATCACGCTCCGCAAAGCCGACGAGGTGGCGTGGGGTAAACTGGAGGACCCGAATTACAAGCCTGAGCCGGAAGCCGCGGCGGAAAACTCGGACGATGCACCAGAGTCGGAACGTCCCGACTGGGACATTGACGACGATGACATCAGCGACTCGGATGAGGAGTGGGTCAACGACACTGCAACCAAGACGACGCAAGTGGAGGTGGACGGAGGCCAACGACAGGCCCACGTTGAAGAAGTGCCAAATGTAACGAGGAAAGAGGTGGAGGAAGAGATGAGGAGGGCCATGGAGCACAAGAGGCAGGCAGAGGAGAAGCTTGAGGAGCTGAAGAGGCAGCAGCAAGAGGAGGGATATGAAGACATGCCCGAACTGGAATAA
- the LOC127598987 gene encoding tubulin polyglutamylase ttll6-like: MFFWDSCILTDDDDDDIPLCSCQGINLTNCRYDSVRRAAEKLGIKEAKAGEDWTLFWSDARPCEEKFKEMKPYQKINHLPSMTEICHKNSLATNWKHMLKFFPKDYNIFPRTWTFPIEYGLFKSYARDKDKCYICKPNTGSQGKGISIFTSWEKVQPEHDMICQEYIDKPLLIDGFKFDMRIYVLVTSCYPWRIYMYNEGLARFCTIKYEDPTDENANNKFMHLTNFTINKDSETFIDDEQTGSKRKLSTLKKQLRSNYRNTEKIWSNIEDGIVKTLVLAHSRIQHGYTTLFSKHVVGSACFQILGFDVLLDEHFRPWVLEVNHSPDFSTLLPLDRDVKDALLYDTLVLINLAPFDRCRMIKEEKRKVEERMKQNVRIEERLENEQQRRATMVEEMESYEDEHLGGFKRIYPSEGNEKYDKYLKVEDRLYKTKNNDLAGLSENMQSK; the protein is encoded by the exons ATGTTTTTTTGGGACAGCTGCATTTTAACagacgatgatgacgacgatatTCCACTTTGCAG TTGTCAGGGCATCAATCTCACCAATTGCCGCTATGACAGTG TGCGTCGTGCTGCTGAGAAGTTAGGCATTAAAGAGGCGAAGGCAGGTGAAGACTGGACCCTGTTTTGGAGCGATGCCCgtccttgtgaggaaaaatttAAGGAAATGAAACCGTACCAG aaaatcaaccaTTTGCCCTCTATGACTGAAATTTGCCACAAAAATTCATTAGCAACTAACTGGAAGCACATGCTCAAGTTTTTCCCCAAAGACTACAACATTTTTCCCAGAACTTGGACCTTTCCCATAGa GTACGGTCTGTTCAAATCCTACGCCAGGGACAAAGACAAATGTTACATTTGCAAACCCAACACGGGCAGCCAAGGCAAAGGCATCTCCATCTTCACGTCGTGGGAGAAAGTTCAGCCTGAACATGACATGATCTGTCAGGAGTACATCGACAAG CCGCTGCTCATCGACGGCTTCAAGTTCGACATGCGCATCTACGTCCTGGTGACCTCGTGTTACCCCTGGAGGATCTACATGTACAACGAGGGCCTGGCTCGCTTCTGCACCATCAAGTATGAGGACCCGACGGATGAAAACGCG AATAACAAGTTCATGCATCTCACCAACTTTACCATCAACAAGGACAGCGAGACCTTCATCGATGATGAGCAGACGGGTAGCAAACG AAAGCTGTCGACGCTGAAAAAGCAGCTGCGGTCCAACTACAGGAACACGGAGAAGATATGGAGCAACATCGAGGACGGCATCGTGAAGACGCTGGTCTTGGCCCACTCGCGCATCCAACACGGTTACACCACTCTCTTCTCCAAACACGTGGTCGGCAGCGCCTGCTTCCAGATCCTTGGCTTTGACGTGCTGCTGGATGAGCACTTCAGGCCGTGGGTGCTTGAG gtgaATCACTCCCCAGATTTTTCCACCCTGCTGCCGCTGGACCGCGATGTTAAGGACGCCTTACTTTACGACACGCTGGTGCTTATCAACTTGGCCCCCTTTGACCGCTGCAGGATGATCAAGGAGGAGAAGCGCAAGGTGGAAGAGCGCATGAAACAAAACGTGCGCATTGAGGAGAG GCTAGAGAACGAACAGCAGCGACGGGCGACCATGGTGGAGGAGATGGAGAGCTACGAAGACGAGCACCTGGGAGGCTTCAAGAGGATCTACCCCAGCGAGGGAAACGAGAAATATGACAAGTACCTAAAAGTGGAGGACAGgctctacaaaaccaagaacaatgaCCTCGCTGGACTTTCTGAAAATATGCAATCGAAATAA